In Micromonospora purpureochromogenes, a single window of DNA contains:
- a CDS encoding LysM peptidoglycan-binding domain-containing protein: MATEHTARPRRVSSRRIAVGTLAVGAVTGVAAVLAPASPASAASVNWDAIAQCESGGNWHINTGNGYYGGLQFSQSTWSGYGGKKYASRADLASRGEQIAIAEKVLDGQGIGAWPTCGRKGGSTKSYSTTSEKSQKSQRRSGSSKATSTERSSREQHSTRSQRRSAPAATGDVYVVRPGDTLSQIADARDLAGGWQALYERNKRVVGADPGLIFPGQKLSL; this comes from the coding sequence ATGGCAACTGAACACACGGCCCGTCCCCGACGGGTCAGCTCGCGCCGCATCGCCGTCGGCACGCTCGCCGTCGGTGCGGTCACCGGGGTCGCCGCCGTCCTGGCGCCGGCGTCGCCGGCGAGCGCCGCCAGCGTCAACTGGGACGCCATCGCCCAGTGCGAGTCCGGCGGCAACTGGCACATCAACACCGGCAACGGCTACTACGGCGGCCTGCAGTTCTCGCAGAGCACGTGGTCCGGCTACGGCGGCAAGAAGTACGCCTCCCGCGCCGACCTGGCCAGCCGCGGCGAGCAGATCGCGATCGCCGAGAAGGTGCTCGACGGTCAGGGCATCGGAGCCTGGCCGACCTGCGGCCGGAAGGGCGGCTCCACCAAGAGCTACTCCACCACCTCGGAGAAGTCGCAGAAGTCGCAGCGGCGCTCCGGCTCGTCGAAGGCCACCTCCACCGAGCGGTCCTCGCGGGAGCAGCACAGCACCCGCAGCCAGCGGCGCAGCGCGCCGGCCGCGACCGGCGACGTGTACGTGGTGCGGCCGGGCGACACCCTGTCGCAGATCGCCGACGCCCGGGACCTGGCCGGTGGCTGGCAGGCGCTGTACGAGCGCAACAAGCGCGTGGTCGGCGCCGACCCGGGGCTGATCTTCCCCGGTCAGAAGCTCAGCCTCTGA
- the nhaA gene encoding Na+/H+ antiporter NhaA, which yields MTDATRRRASLFARRSWGETSRISAILRKETVGGALLLIGALLALVWSNSPWADSYQSVRDFRVGPASLHLDLSLATWAADGLLAIFFFVAGLELKREFVAGDLRDPRRAAVPVAAAVGGVIVPAAIYYLIAAGAGEGAAKGWAIPTATDIAFALAVLAVVGRLLPSALRTFLLTLAVVDDLLAIVIIAVFYTADLSVGPLLGALVPLAVFGLLVQRRVRSWWLLLPLAAVTWTLMHESGVHATVAGVLLAFTVPVIRSEAAGGPDAGPGLAEHFEHRFRPISAGVAVPVFAFLSAGVTIGGVAGLATALTDRVALGIVLGLVVGKPVGIMAATWLVSRFTRADLDEGLNWLDVLGLALLGGIGFTVSLLIGELAFGLGSERDGHVKVAVLAGSLLAALLATFILRARTRLYRRVHELETVDRDRDGIPDVFESQSDAPRR from the coding sequence GTGACCGACGCCACCCGGCGCCGTGCCAGCCTGTTCGCCCGACGCTCGTGGGGCGAGACCAGCCGCATCTCCGCCATTCTCCGCAAGGAGACCGTGGGCGGGGCACTCCTGCTCATCGGGGCGTTGCTGGCACTCGTCTGGTCGAACTCGCCCTGGGCGGACAGCTACCAATCGGTACGGGACTTCCGAGTCGGTCCGGCGTCCCTGCACCTCGATCTCAGCCTGGCCACCTGGGCCGCCGACGGCCTGCTGGCGATCTTCTTCTTCGTCGCCGGGCTGGAACTCAAGCGGGAGTTCGTCGCCGGCGACCTGCGTGATCCGCGTCGCGCCGCGGTGCCGGTCGCGGCGGCCGTCGGTGGGGTGATCGTGCCCGCCGCCATCTACTACCTCATCGCCGCCGGCGCAGGCGAGGGCGCGGCGAAGGGCTGGGCCATCCCGACCGCGACCGACATCGCCTTCGCGCTGGCGGTGCTCGCGGTGGTGGGCCGGCTCTTGCCCTCCGCGCTGCGCACCTTTCTGCTCACCCTGGCTGTCGTCGACGACCTGCTGGCGATCGTCATCATCGCGGTCTTCTACACCGCCGACCTGTCGGTCGGGCCGCTGCTGGGCGCCCTGGTGCCGCTCGCGGTGTTCGGGCTGCTGGTGCAGCGCCGCGTCCGGTCCTGGTGGCTGCTGCTGCCCCTCGCCGCGGTGACCTGGACGCTGATGCACGAGTCCGGCGTACACGCCACGGTGGCGGGAGTCCTCTTGGCCTTCACGGTTCCGGTGATCCGTAGCGAGGCCGCCGGTGGACCGGATGCGGGGCCTGGGCTGGCCGAGCATTTCGAGCACCGGTTCCGGCCGATCTCCGCCGGGGTGGCGGTGCCGGTCTTCGCGTTCCTCTCCGCCGGCGTCACCATCGGTGGTGTCGCCGGCCTGGCCACCGCCCTGACCGACCGGGTGGCGCTGGGCATCGTCCTCGGCCTGGTGGTCGGCAAGCCGGTCGGCATCATGGCCGCCACCTGGCTGGTCTCCCGGTTCACCCGGGCCGACCTCGACGAGGGCCTCAACTGGCTCGACGTGCTCGGCCTGGCGCTGCTCGGCGGGATCGGCTTCACCGTGTCCCTGCTCATCGGCGAGCTGGCCTTCGGCCTCGGCAGCGAACGGGACGGTCATGTGAAGGTCGCCGTGCTCGCCGGATCCCTGCTCGCGGCGCTGCTCGCGACGTTCATCCTCCGCGCCCGGACCCGCCTGTACCGGCGGGTGCACGAGCTGGAGACCGTCGACCGTGATCGGGACGGCATCCCGGACGTCTTCGAGTCGCAGAGCGACGCCCCTCGGCGCTGA
- the smpB gene encoding SsrA-binding protein SmpB: MSRDTERKLIASNKKARHDYTVLKTYEAGIVLAGTEVKSLREGRVSLVDAFAQERDGEIMLYGLHIAEYGYGTWTNHQPRRTRKLLLHRVEIARILEKLRDGGVTLVPLSMYFSNGWAKVELGLARGRKSYDKRQALAERDANREIARELGRRLKGRRPA, from the coding sequence GTGTCCAGGGACACGGAGCGCAAGCTCATCGCCTCCAACAAGAAGGCCCGGCACGACTACACCGTCCTGAAGACGTACGAGGCGGGGATCGTGCTGGCCGGCACCGAGGTGAAGTCGCTGCGGGAGGGGCGGGTGTCCCTGGTCGACGCCTTCGCCCAGGAACGCGACGGCGAGATCATGCTCTACGGCCTGCACATCGCCGAGTACGGCTACGGCACCTGGACCAACCACCAGCCCCGCCGGACCCGGAAGCTGCTGCTGCACCGGGTGGAGATCGCCCGGATCCTGGAGAAGCTCCGCGACGGGGGCGTGACGCTGGTGCCGCTGTCGATGTACTTCAGCAACGGCTGGGCCAAGGTCGAGCTGGGCCTGGCCCGCGGCCGCAAGTCGTACGACAAGCGGCAGGCGCTCGCCGAACGCGACGCCAACCGGGAGATCGCCCGCGAGCTGGGCCGCCGCCTCAAGGGCCGCCGCCCCGCCTGA
- a CDS encoding peptidoglycan-binding domain-containing protein has product MGVHLAPALRVLREEIDTRWPQRDRKSEGWLGDASHQTRRSDHNPDNDDQSVNAVDVDVDGIDPLLVVRQAVSHPSTQYVIYDRKIWSRTRSFRPARYTGPNPHDKHLHVSVSHQRSLEDSRHPWGIATATTARLGDRVLRAGCRGGDVRELQAVANRLGARLTADGVFGQAVTAWVRSFQTTRKLTADGVVGPRTVAALRAAVKPAPSVPSGRPATPVSGGRPGSRTLRRGSTGGDVAFVQRFVGAKRCGPASGAFDAKTEAGVRWYQGMRGLTVDGVVGAATWAAMGVRVGS; this is encoded by the coding sequence ATGGGCGTGCACCTGGCGCCCGCGCTGCGGGTGCTGCGCGAGGAGATAGACACCCGCTGGCCGCAGCGGGACCGCAAGTCCGAAGGCTGGTTGGGCGACGCCAGTCACCAGACGCGCCGCTCGGACCACAATCCGGACAACGACGATCAATCGGTCAACGCGGTGGACGTGGACGTCGACGGGATCGACCCGCTGCTGGTCGTCCGGCAGGCCGTCAGCCATCCGTCCACCCAGTACGTCATCTACGACCGGAAGATCTGGAGCCGTACCCGCAGCTTCCGGCCGGCCCGGTACACGGGGCCGAATCCGCACGACAAGCACCTGCACGTCAGCGTCAGCCACCAGCGGAGCCTGGAGGACAGCCGCCACCCGTGGGGCATCGCCACCGCCACGACGGCGCGGCTGGGCGACCGGGTGCTGCGCGCCGGCTGCCGGGGCGGCGACGTCCGGGAGTTGCAGGCCGTCGCCAACCGCCTCGGGGCCCGGCTGACGGCCGACGGGGTGTTCGGGCAGGCCGTGACCGCCTGGGTACGGTCGTTCCAGACCACCCGGAAGCTCACCGCCGACGGGGTGGTCGGCCCGCGTACCGTGGCCGCCCTGCGCGCGGCCGTCAAGCCGGCCCCGTCGGTGCCCAGCGGCCGGCCGGCGACGCCGGTGTCCGGGGGCAGACCGGGCTCGCGGACGCTGCGGCGCGGCAGCACGGGCGGCGACGTGGCCTTCGTCCAGCGGTTCGTCGGCGCGAAGCGGTGCGGCCCGGCGAGCGGCGCCTTCGACGCGAAGACCGAGGCCGGGGTGCGCTGGTACCAGGGCATGCGGGGGCTGACCGTGGACGGGGTGGTCGGCGCGGCCACCTGGGCGGCGATGGGCGTGCGGGTCGGTTCCTGA
- a CDS encoding ArsR/SmtB family transcription factor, with protein MSEDESILHLTDPRAMRALAHPTRLRLLGELRVRGPQSVGMLSELVDEAVGSVSYHLGRLAEHGFIREAPEHARNRRERWWRAAHDRTNWEPVEVLHDPERKLASDLLRRASFQRYVERFQAYLDSEATLDPAWVRGTTSSDQIMHLTPDELLELRAELAELGARWRARSDPDRPGARTVTLIWQAYRGPQ; from the coding sequence ATGTCCGAGGACGAGTCGATCCTGCACCTGACCGACCCGCGCGCCATGCGCGCGTTGGCCCACCCCACCCGCCTGCGGCTCCTCGGCGAGCTGCGGGTACGCGGCCCGCAGAGCGTCGGCATGCTCAGCGAGCTCGTCGACGAGGCCGTCGGGTCGGTCAGCTACCACCTCGGCAGGCTCGCCGAGCACGGCTTCATCCGGGAGGCCCCCGAGCACGCCCGCAACCGCCGGGAGCGGTGGTGGCGGGCGGCGCACGACCGCACCAACTGGGAACCGGTCGAGGTGCTGCACGACCCGGAGCGCAAGCTCGCCTCGGACCTGCTGCGCCGGGCGTCCTTCCAGCGCTACGTGGAGCGGTTCCAGGCCTACCTCGACAGCGAGGCCACCCTCGACCCGGCCTGGGTCCGGGGCACCACCAGCAGCGACCAGATCATGCACCTGACCCCGGACGAGCTGCTGGAGTTGCGCGCCGAGCTGGCGGAACTGGGCGCCCGCTGGCGCGCCCGCAGCGACCCCGACCGGCCCGGCGCCCGCACCGTCACGCTGATCTGGCAGGCCTACCGGGGGCCGCAGTGA
- a CDS encoding MFS transporter: MTAEPRRWGPLLGLLVGHTVSLTGNMLTYIALPLYVLAETGSPAATGLTGAFAAAPVVLGGALGGVVVDRIGYRRASVVADLVSCATVAAIPLLDATVGLPFWALLALVFASGLLDTPGQTARSALLPEAATAARVPIERAIGWFEATERGARLLGAPVAGLLVAAIGALPVLAVDAATFAVSALVVALLVPRAMRPAEPAPEEPGGYWRNFAAGVRFLVREPLLRAMVLLVLITNCFDATKSSVLLPVVADRELGGATAFGVLVGAMGGGALVGSLLFSAVGHRLPRRATFVTTFAVAGGPTFWALAAAPPLPVLVAIFAVSGLAAGAINPLIGAVELERIPTHMRARVYGVVGAGCWAAMPLGALGAGLATDRFGPTATLVTIGTAYVLVVLTPLLGGPWRRMGRPATVAERPADLAGTPG; encoded by the coding sequence GTGACCGCCGAGCCCCGCCGCTGGGGCCCGCTGCTCGGCCTGCTCGTCGGCCACACGGTCTCGCTCACCGGCAACATGCTCACCTACATCGCCCTGCCGCTCTACGTGCTGGCCGAGACCGGCTCACCGGCGGCGACCGGCCTGACCGGGGCGTTCGCCGCCGCGCCGGTGGTGCTCGGCGGCGCCCTCGGCGGCGTGGTGGTCGACCGGATCGGCTACCGCCGGGCCAGCGTCGTGGCCGACCTGGTGTCCTGCGCGACGGTCGCCGCCATCCCGCTGCTCGACGCGACCGTCGGCCTGCCGTTCTGGGCGCTGCTCGCGCTGGTCTTCGCCAGTGGGCTGCTCGACACGCCGGGGCAGACCGCCCGGTCCGCGCTGCTGCCCGAGGCGGCGACCGCCGCCCGGGTGCCGATCGAACGGGCGATCGGCTGGTTCGAGGCCACCGAACGCGGCGCCCGACTGCTCGGCGCGCCCGTGGCCGGGCTGCTGGTCGCGGCCATCGGCGCGCTGCCGGTGCTGGCCGTGGACGCCGCCACCTTCGCCGTCTCCGCGCTGGTGGTGGCGCTGCTGGTGCCCCGCGCCATGCGCCCGGCCGAGCCGGCGCCGGAGGAGCCCGGCGGGTACTGGCGGAACTTCGCCGCCGGGGTGCGGTTCCTGGTCCGGGAGCCGCTGCTGCGCGCGATGGTGCTGCTGGTGCTGATCACCAACTGCTTCGACGCGACGAAGAGCAGTGTCCTGCTGCCGGTGGTGGCGGACCGCGAGCTCGGCGGGGCCACCGCGTTCGGCGTGCTGGTCGGCGCGATGGGCGGCGGCGCGCTGGTCGGCTCGCTGCTGTTCAGCGCCGTCGGCCACCGGCTGCCCCGCCGCGCCACCTTCGTCACCACCTTCGCGGTCGCCGGCGGGCCAACCTTCTGGGCCCTGGCCGCCGCGCCGCCGCTGCCGGTGCTGGTCGCGATCTTCGCGGTCTCCGGTCTCGCCGCGGGTGCGATCAACCCGCTGATCGGCGCGGTCGAGCTGGAGCGGATACCCACGCACATGCGGGCCCGGGTCTACGGGGTGGTGGGGGCCGGCTGCTGGGCCGCCATGCCGCTCGGCGCTCTCGGCGCCGGACTGGCCACCGACCGGTTCGGCCCCACCGCCACCCTGGTCACGATCGGCACCGCCTACGTCCTGGTCGTGCTCACCCCGCTGCTGGGCGGCCCGTGGCGCCGGATGGGCCGGCCGGCGACCGTGGCCGAGCGGCCCGCCGACCTGGCCGGCACGCCCGGCTGA
- a CDS encoding ArsB/NhaD family transporter produces the protein MTGVAWAAVAVFTVAYVLIATEKIHRIAAALGGAAVMFLIGATDTEHAFFSEESGIDWNVIFLLVGMMLIVAVLKRTGAFEYVAVWASKRARGRPFRVMVLLVLITAVASAALDNVTTVLLIAPVTFLVCERLAVPAAPFLIAEAMASNIGGTATLVGDPPNIIIASRGGLSYNDFLIHLAPFIALLLVVFLGLCRVLFRRAFRYDPQRAAQIAALHESDAIRDRRLLVLGLAVLGAVTAAFVLHTTLHLEPAVVALLGGLLLLALSRLNAGEVSRDVEWPTLVFFGGLFVMVGGLVNTGVVEQISRAAIDATADRLLPATMVLLWGSAVLSAIVDNIPYVATMSPVVADLVNAQGDTDQSRVLWWALALGADLGGNATAVGASANVVVLGLAERAGQRITFWQFTRYGLVVTLVTVGFAVPYLWLRYFAFA, from the coding sequence GTGACCGGGGTGGCCTGGGCGGCGGTGGCCGTCTTCACCGTCGCGTACGTCCTGATCGCCACCGAGAAGATCCACCGGATCGCCGCCGCGCTCGGCGGGGCGGCGGTGATGTTCCTGATCGGGGCCACCGACACCGAGCACGCGTTCTTCTCGGAAGAGTCCGGCATCGACTGGAACGTCATCTTCCTGCTGGTCGGAATGATGCTCATCGTCGCGGTGCTCAAACGCACCGGCGCGTTCGAGTACGTCGCGGTGTGGGCGTCCAAACGCGCCCGCGGCCGACCGTTCCGGGTGATGGTGCTCCTGGTCCTGATCACCGCCGTGGCCTCGGCGGCGCTGGACAACGTCACCACCGTCCTGCTCATCGCCCCAGTGACCTTCCTGGTCTGCGAACGCCTCGCCGTGCCGGCGGCGCCGTTCCTGATCGCCGAGGCGATGGCCTCCAACATCGGCGGCACCGCCACCCTCGTCGGCGACCCGCCGAACATCATCATCGCCAGCCGGGGTGGCCTGAGCTACAACGACTTCCTGATCCACCTCGCCCCGTTCATCGCGCTGCTGCTGGTCGTCTTCCTCGGCCTGTGCCGGGTGCTGTTCCGGCGCGCGTTCCGCTACGACCCGCAACGCGCCGCGCAGATCGCCGCCCTGCACGAGAGCGACGCGATCCGCGACCGACGGCTGCTCGTCCTCGGGCTGGCCGTGCTCGGCGCGGTGACCGCCGCGTTCGTCCTGCACACCACCCTGCACCTGGAACCGGCCGTGGTCGCGCTGCTCGGCGGGCTGCTGCTGCTCGCGCTGTCCCGCCTGAACGCCGGGGAAGTCAGCCGGGACGTCGAGTGGCCCACCCTGGTCTTCTTCGGCGGCCTGTTCGTCATGGTCGGCGGGCTGGTCAACACCGGTGTGGTGGAGCAGATCTCGCGCGCCGCGATCGACGCCACCGCCGACCGCCTGCTGCCCGCAACGATGGTGCTGCTCTGGGGCTCGGCCGTCCTGTCGGCGATCGTGGACAACATCCCCTACGTCGCCACCATGAGCCCGGTCGTCGCCGACCTGGTCAACGCCCAGGGCGACACCGACCAGTCCCGGGTGCTCTGGTGGGCCCTCGCCCTCGGCGCCGACCTGGGCGGCAACGCCACCGCCGTCGGCGCGTCGGCCAACGTCGTCGTGCTCGGCCTCGCAGAGCGCGCCGGGCAGCGGATCACCTTCTGGCAGTTCACCCGCTACGGCCTGGTGGTCACCCTGGTCACCGTCGGGTTCGCGGTGCCCTACCTCTGGCTGCGCTACTTCGCGTTCGCCTGA
- a CDS encoding cation:proton antiporter, with translation MLLLSFAAVLLAAVLVSALAHRTILSTAALFLLAGFVLGEDTTGVLHLRADSPIVAQLAELALFAVLFTDGMRVGWADLRAAWRLPGRALGWGLPLTLLVTAVLAHFVAGLDWPEALLVGAILAPTDPVFAAALVGNDKVPARLRHLLNVESGVNDGLALPFVVVLLAVAAGSDDLHLADLGTELAIGLLIGVLVPLVAIALERTRWFAASTAYAPLNGVAIGLLVLALGKATHGNLFLAAFAAGITVATFGPRERAAFEHFGENVAELLKLAALLVFGALISVEFLGEISWTGWVFAVLAIVVARPIALWISFLRSGLSLREQAAAMWFGPKGFASVVYGLLVLESGIAAGDEVFHLVALTIVISILAHSSTDVVIARAFDEAREVPAWHGTLRRVRRSVTAFGRRDDSAAAVPHRGPVAGDGPAADRPADPTGDQANAK, from the coding sequence GTGCTGCTGCTCTCCTTCGCCGCTGTCCTGCTGGCCGCCGTGCTCGTGTCGGCGCTGGCCCACCGCACCATCCTCTCCACGGCGGCGCTGTTCCTCCTCGCCGGGTTCGTCCTCGGCGAGGACACCACCGGCGTGCTGCACCTGCGGGCCGACTCGCCGATCGTCGCGCAGTTGGCGGAGCTTGCGCTGTTCGCGGTGCTGTTCACCGACGGCATGCGGGTCGGCTGGGCCGACCTGCGCGCCGCGTGGCGGCTGCCGGGTCGCGCGCTCGGCTGGGGCCTGCCGCTGACGCTGCTGGTCACCGCCGTGCTGGCGCACTTCGTGGCCGGGTTGGACTGGCCGGAGGCGCTGCTGGTCGGGGCGATCCTCGCCCCGACCGACCCGGTCTTCGCCGCCGCGCTGGTCGGCAACGACAAGGTCCCGGCCCGGCTGCGGCACCTGCTCAACGTCGAGTCCGGGGTCAACGACGGCCTGGCGCTGCCGTTCGTGGTGGTCCTGCTCGCCGTGGCCGCCGGCTCGGACGACCTGCATTTGGCGGACCTGGGCACCGAGCTGGCGATCGGACTGCTGATCGGCGTGCTGGTGCCGCTGGTGGCGATCGCGCTGGAGCGGACCCGCTGGTTCGCCGCCTCGACCGCGTACGCCCCGCTGAACGGGGTGGCCATCGGTCTGCTGGTGCTGGCGTTGGGCAAGGCCACCCACGGCAATCTGTTCCTGGCCGCGTTCGCCGCCGGGATCACCGTCGCCACGTTCGGGCCGCGGGAGCGCGCGGCGTTCGAGCACTTCGGGGAGAACGTCGCCGAGCTGCTCAAGTTGGCCGCACTGCTGGTCTTCGGGGCGCTGATCTCGGTCGAGTTCCTCGGGGAGATCTCCTGGACCGGCTGGGTGTTCGCCGTCCTGGCGATCGTGGTGGCCCGCCCGATCGCGCTGTGGATCTCGTTCCTGCGCTCCGGGCTGAGCCTGCGGGAGCAGGCTGCCGCGATGTGGTTCGGGCCGAAGGGGTTCGCCTCGGTCGTCTACGGGCTGTTGGTGCTGGAGTCCGGCATCGCCGCCGGGGACGAGGTGTTCCACCTGGTCGCGCTGACGATTGTCATCTCCATTCTCGCGCACTCCTCGACCGACGTAGTGATCGCCCGGGCCTTCGACGAGGCCCGGGAGGTCCCGGCCTGGCACGGTACGCTGCGCCGGGTGCGGCGATCGGTGACGGCTTTCGGCCGGCGCGACGACTCCGCCGCCGCGGTGCCGCACCGTGGGCCGGTGGCGGGCGACGGACCGGCCGCGGACCGGCCCGCCGACCCGACCGGAGATCAGGCGAACGCGAAGTAG
- a CDS encoding class I SAM-dependent DNA methyltransferase translates to MTEPDFLTATRTSYDTMVADYTEFIRNELAARPLDRAMLAAFAELVLADGGGPVLEVGCGPGRITRHLHDLGLDAAGLDLSPGMLAQARRDHPDLRFTEGSMLELDLADGALAGLVAWYSVIHLPDDRLPDAFAEFHRVLAPGGHLLLAFQVGDEPVHRTDAWGRPVSLTFHRRRPEQVARLLHAAGLDVQARLCREPQEWDGRRESTPQACLLARRPADDRR, encoded by the coding sequence GTGACCGAACCGGACTTCCTCACCGCCACCCGCACCTCGTACGACACCATGGTCGCCGACTACACCGAGTTCATCCGCAACGAGCTGGCCGCCCGGCCGCTCGACCGGGCCATGCTGGCGGCCTTCGCCGAGCTGGTGCTGGCCGACGGGGGCGGGCCGGTCCTGGAGGTCGGCTGCGGACCCGGCCGGATCACCCGGCACCTGCACGACCTCGGTCTGGACGCCGCCGGCCTGGACCTGTCGCCGGGCATGCTCGCACAGGCCCGCCGGGACCACCCCGACCTGCGCTTCACCGAGGGGTCCATGCTGGAGCTCGACCTGGCCGACGGCGCGCTCGCCGGCCTGGTCGCCTGGTACTCGGTCATCCACCTGCCCGACGACCGGCTGCCGGACGCCTTCGCCGAGTTCCACCGGGTCCTCGCCCCCGGCGGGCACCTGCTGCTGGCCTTCCAGGTCGGCGACGAGCCGGTGCACCGCACGGACGCGTGGGGACGCCCGGTCTCGCTCACCTTCCACCGCCGCCGGCCCGAGCAGGTGGCGCGGCTGCTGCACGCCGCCGGGCTGGACGTGCAGGCCCGGCTGTGCCGGGAGCCGCAGGAGTGGGACGGGCGGAGGGAATCCACTCCGCAGGCGTGCCTGCTGGCCCGCCGCCCGGCTGACGACCGGCGGTGA
- the htpG gene encoding molecular chaperone HtpG, protein MSSRTETLEFQAETRQLLQLMVHSIYSHKDVFLRELVSNASDALDKLRLESLVDADLDVDTSDLHIEIETDPAARTLTVRDNGIGMSREDVVSLIGTIARSGTAELLRKLRESREAAAQDLIGQFGVGFYSTFMVADTVTLLTRRAGQAEGTRWESTGEGTYVVETVDDAPQGTSVTVQLKPADSEDNLADYTDHGKIREIVKRYSDFIAWPIRLVTPDAEPVTINSMKALWARPRDEVAEEEYRDFYRHVSHDWADPLETIHMRGEGVFEYEALLFIPTHAPFDLFMADGRRGVQLYVKRVFVMDDCAALMPNYLRFVKGVVDAHDLSLNISREILQQDRQIQIVRRRLVRKVLATVKEMRTEHADRYRTFWSEFGRVVKEGLLEDPDNQQAILDIVSVASTHDATEPTTLREYVERMKDGQEEIYYATGETRAMLENSPHMEAFRAKGYEVLLLTDPVDEVWVERVAQFDGRPLRSIAKGQVDLDTEQEREEAGTERERQIKEYAALLAFLGGALADSVKEVRLSSRLTTSPACIVGDAHDITPTLEKMYRAMGQEVPTVKRILELNPTHPLVTGLRAAHERGGDSGALTETAELLYGMALLAEGGDLADPARFARVLADRLARTL, encoded by the coding sequence GTGAGCAGCCGGACCGAGACGTTGGAGTTCCAGGCCGAGACGCGTCAACTGCTGCAGTTGATGGTGCACTCGATCTACTCGCACAAGGATGTCTTCCTGCGGGAGCTGGTCTCCAACGCGTCCGACGCGCTGGACAAGCTGCGGCTGGAGTCGCTGGTCGACGCCGACCTCGACGTCGACACCTCCGACCTGCACATCGAGATCGAGACCGACCCGGCGGCCCGCACCCTCACCGTGCGCGACAACGGCATCGGCATGTCGCGCGAGGACGTCGTCTCCCTGATCGGCACCATCGCCCGCTCCGGCACGGCGGAGCTGCTGCGCAAGCTGAGGGAGTCCCGGGAGGCGGCCGCGCAGGACCTGATCGGCCAGTTCGGCGTCGGTTTCTACTCGACGTTCATGGTGGCCGACACCGTCACCCTGCTGACCCGCCGGGCCGGCCAGGCCGAGGGCACCCGCTGGGAGTCCACCGGCGAGGGCACCTACGTCGTGGAGACGGTCGACGACGCCCCGCAGGGCACCTCGGTCACCGTGCAGCTGAAGCCGGCCGACAGCGAGGACAACCTCGCCGACTACACCGACCACGGCAAGATCCGCGAGATCGTCAAGCGGTACTCCGACTTCATCGCCTGGCCGATCCGGCTCGTCACGCCCGACGCCGAGCCGGTCACCATCAACTCGATGAAGGCGCTCTGGGCCCGGCCGCGCGACGAGGTCGCCGAGGAGGAGTACCGCGACTTCTACCGGCACGTCAGCCACGACTGGGCCGACCCGCTGGAGACCATCCACATGCGGGGTGAGGGCGTCTTCGAGTACGAGGCGCTGCTCTTCATCCCCACGCACGCCCCGTTCGACCTGTTCATGGCCGACGGCCGGCGCGGGGTGCAGCTGTACGTCAAGCGGGTGTTCGTGATGGACGACTGCGCCGCGCTCATGCCCAACTACCTGCGCTTCGTCAAGGGCGTGGTGGACGCGCACGACCTGTCGCTGAACATCTCCCGGGAGATCCTCCAGCAGGACCGGCAGATCCAGATCGTGCGCCGCCGGCTGGTCCGCAAGGTGCTCGCCACCGTCAAGGAGATGCGCACCGAGCACGCCGACCGGTACCGGACCTTCTGGTCCGAGTTCGGCCGGGTGGTCAAGGAGGGGCTGCTGGAGGACCCGGACAACCAGCAGGCGATCCTCGACATCGTCTCGGTGGCCTCCACCCACGACGCCACCGAGCCCACCACCCTGCGCGAGTACGTCGAGCGGATGAAGGACGGCCAGGAGGAGATCTACTACGCCACCGGCGAGACCCGGGCCATGCTGGAGAACTCGCCGCACATGGAGGCCTTCCGCGCCAAGGGCTACGAGGTGCTGCTGCTCACCGACCCGGTCGACGAGGTGTGGGTGGAGCGGGTCGCGCAGTTCGACGGCCGGCCGCTGCGCTCGATCGCCAAGGGCCAGGTGGACCTGGACACCGAGCAGGAGCGCGAGGAGGCCGGGACGGAACGGGAGCGGCAGATCAAGGAGTACGCGGCCCTGCTCGCCTTCCTCGGCGGCGCGCTGGCCGACAGCGTCAAGGAGGTGCGCCTCTCCTCCCGCCTGACCACCTCGCCGGCCTGCATCGTCGGCGACGCGCACGACATCACGCCCACGCTGGAGAAGATGTACCGCGCGATGGGGCAGGAGGTGCCGACGGTCAAGCGCATCCTCGAACTCAACCCGACCCACCCGCTGGTCACCGGCCTGCGCGCGGCGCACGAGCGCGGCGGCGACTCCGGCGCCCTCACCGAGACCGCCGAGCTGCTGTACGGCATGGCGCTGCTCGCCGAGGGCGGCGACCTGGCCGACCCGGCCCGGTTCGCCCGGGTCCTCGCCGACCGGCTGGCCCGCACCCTCTGA